One Phaseolus vulgaris cultivar G19833 chromosome 2, P. vulgaris v2.0, whole genome shotgun sequence DNA window includes the following coding sequences:
- the LOC137812583 gene encoding stress response protein NST1-like → MVILTPKHQKTLKNSPFSSTFISSSSQPYHFPPPASSLISIKTLFFFPAMGLRNSKPNAAEGDALPAKTLPRIVAKFDELKKHKNAESTLSKKKLLKCADEEDGKSQSSPENESGQKVSSSQEIQKPKEEMVAQVTAAEKLSRVAPMPNSEGKVMEENHPNKDNTEQNRDVDPNQDKWNHDVKMVEAEMKTEEDKSAKLEGEPRKEKDQEMGAKGDENDDDSDDEVGRLIRPGSPSFRIYCIDPEKKKDGECCKMHQKTLSLNSVETFTSTNSNQVFRESASIPKRKGSKKRFGAVRTLIKVESSHGQYGE, encoded by the exons ATGGTTATTTTAACtccaaaacaccaaaaaaccctaaaaaattCTCCATTTTCCTCCACCTTTATATCTTCTTCCTCTCAACCATATCATTTTCCACCACCTGCCTCTTCTTTAATTTCAatcaaaacattatttttttttcctgcaATGGGGTTACGCAATTCAAAGCCAAATGCAGCCGAAGGAGACGCCTTACCTGCGAAAACCCTCCCAAGAATTGTTGCCAAATTTGATgagttaaaaaaacataaaaatgcaGAAAGCACCCTTTCCAAGAAGAAGCTATTGAAGTGTGCTGATGAAGAGGATGGCAAATCTCAATCTTCGCCTGAAAATGAATCGGGACAAAAGGTTTCTTCTTCACAAGAGATTCAGAAACCCAAAGAGGAAATGGTGGCACAGGTAACAGCCGCAGAGAAACTGTCCAGAGTGGCTCCAATGCCCAACTCTGAAGGTAAAGTTATGGAGGAGAATCACCCCAACAAAGATAATACGGAGCAGAACAGAGACGTGGATCCCAACCAAGATAAATGGAATCATGATGTTAAGATGGTTGAGGCAGAGATGAAAACAGAGGAGGACAAGAGTGCAAAGCTAGAGGGAGAGCCCAGGAAAGAAAAAGATCAAGAAATGGGTGCAAAAGGTGACGAGAATGATGATGATAGTGATGATGAAGTTGGAAGGTTAATACGTCCTGGATCACCTAGTTTCAGAATTTATTGCATTGATCCCGAGAAAAAGAAGGATGGTGAAT GTTGTAAGATGCACCAAAAAACGCTCAGTTTAAATAGTGTTGAAACATTTACATCAACAAATTCAAACCAG GTATTTCGGGAATCAGCATCAATTCCAAAGAGAAAAGGAAGTAAGAAGAGATTTGGTGCTGTGAGGACTCTAATCAAG GTTGAATCGTCTCATGGACAGTATGGTGAATAA
- the LOC137812584 gene encoding NAC domain-containing protein 83-like: protein MEKLNFVKNGVSKLPPGFRFQPTDEELVFQYLKCKVFSYPLPASIIPEINVCKHDPWDLPGNCDPQERYFFSPKEAKYRNGNRMNRTTKCGYWKATGSDKRISSSSNACNGIVGIRKTLIFYEGKSPKGSRTDWVLHEYRLVNAETGACNSSHNYVNEIGDWVLCRLSMKKRSIESGVDEKQRVHNGPRLMFDFMMLGKTDSSTSSSCSSSNNIMEVSSNASDHEETSGGYAYF, encoded by the exons ATGGAAAAGctgaattttgttaaaaatggAGTGAGCAAATTGCCTCCTGGTTTTCGTTTTCAGCCAACAGATGAAGAACTTGTTTTCCAATACCTCAAGTGTAAGGTCTTCTCATATCCCTTGCCTGCTTCTATCATCCCTGAGATCAATGTCTGCAAGCATGATCCTTGGGATTTACCAG GGAATTGTGATCCGCAAGAGAGGTATTTTTTCAGTCCAAAGGAAGCAAAGTATAGAAATGGTAATCGCATGAACAGAACAACAAAGTGTGGATATTGGAAGGCAACAGGGTCAGACAAGAGAATTTCATCATCTTCAAATGCTTGTAATGGCATTGTGGGGATAAGAAAAACATTGATTTTTTATGAAGGAAAATCTCCTAAAGGCTCCAGAACTGACTGGGTCTTGCATGAATATCGTCTTGTTAATGCAGAAACTGGTGCTTGCAACTCATCCCAT AACTACGTAAACGAGATTGGAGATTGGGTTTTGTGTCGCTTATCGATGAAGAAAAGAAGTATAGAAAGTGGTGTTGATGAGAAGCAAAGAGTTCATAATGGACCAAGATTAATGTTTGATTTTATGATGTTAGGAAAAACCGATTCTTCTACATCTTCATCGTGTTCAAGTTCTAATAACATTATGGAAGTCTCTTCAAATGCATCGGATCATGAAGAAACAAGTGGTGGCTATGCCTACTTTTAG
- the LOC137812582 gene encoding probable serine/threonine-protein kinase At1g54610 produces MGCALRKPADSVDCRRHKTATAGGGNNAVKIQEKQEALAPERRRPRLESFITSHQGWPPWLVVVAGDALGDWTPRRANTFEKLAKIGQGTYSNVYKARDLVTGKIVALKKVRFDNLEVESVKFMAREILVLRRLDHPNVVKLEGLVTSRISSSLYLVFEYMEHDLAGLAAGVGFKFSEPQIKCYMKQLLSGLEHCHSRGVLHRDIKGSNLLIDNEGILKIADFGLATFYDPKQKHPMTSRVVTLWYRPPELLLGATSYGVGVDLWSAGCILAELLAGKPIMPGRTEVEQLHKIFKLCGSPSEEYWKKYRLPNATLFKPQQPYKRNILETFKDLPSSSLPLIETLLAIDPNDRGTTSSALNSEFFTTEPYTCEPSSLPKYPPTKELDIKLRDEEARRQKALSGKTNAVDGAKRVRVRERSLAIPAPEANAEIQANLDRWRVVTHANAKSKSEKFPPPHQDGAVGYPLDASNKGAVSFGATETSTASTIFDSKPSGSVISHDPAIDKVRRSNTADSQMATSWKVFRSFKLSTIGHSFDLLFRSN; encoded by the exons ATGGGTTGCGCCCTTCGGAAGCCGGCGGATTCTGTCGACTGTCGACGGCATAAAACCGCCACTGCCGGCGGCGGAAATAATGCCGTTAAGATTCAGGAGAAGCAGGAGGCTCTGGCGCCGGAGCGCCGGAGACCTCGACTTGAGTCATTCATCACGAGCCACCAAGGGTGGCCGCCGTGGCTGGTGGTCGTCGCCGGCGACGCACTTGGAGACTGGACTCCTCGCCGTGCCAACACGTTCGAGAAGCTTGCTAAG ATTGGGCAAGGGACTTATAGCAATGTGTATAAAGCAAGGGACCTTGTAACTGGGAAAATAGTGGCTTTGAAGAAGGTTAGATTTGACAATTTGGAGGTAGAGAGTGTGAAGTTCATGGCAAGAGAGATTCTTGTTTTGAGGAGGCTTGATCACCCCAATGTTGTGAAGCTTGAGGGGTTGGTTACTTCAAGAATATCATCCAGTCTTTACTTGGTATTTGAGTACATGGAACATGATCTTGCTGGTCTTGCAGCTGGTGTGGGTTTCAAATTCTCTGAGCCACAG ATCAAATGTTATATGAAGCAATTGCTATCTGGCCTTGAGCATTGCCACAGCAGAGGTGTTCTGCACCGTGATATTAAGGGTTCCAATCTGCTCATTGACAACGAAGGAATACTTAAAATTGCAGATTTTGGATTGGCAACTTTCTATGATCCTAAACAAAAACATCCTATGACCAGTAGAGTTGTGACCCTTTGGTACCGTCCTCCTGAGCTTCTTTTAGGGGCTACATCATATGGCGTGGGTGTCGACCTTTGGAGTGCTGGCTGCATTTTGGCAGAGCTGCTTGCTGGAAAGCCAATCATGCCTGGCCGAACAGAG GTTGAGCAGCTGCACAAAATATTTAAGTTATGTGGCTCTCCATCTGAGGAATATTGGAAGAAATATAGATTGCCAAATGCTACACTCTTTAAGCCACAGCAACCttataaaagaaacattttaGAAACATTCAAGGATCTCCCTTCTTCTTCGTTACCTCTGATTGAAACTCTTCTTGCAATAGATCCTAATGATCGTGGCACTACCTCCTCTGCTCTAAATAGTGAG TTCTTTACCACTGAGCCCTATACTTGTGAACCATCTAGTTTGCCAAAGTATCCTCCTACCAAAGAATTGGATATAAAACTGAGAGATGAAGAAGCAAGAAG GCAAAAGGCTCTAAGTGGAAAAACCAATGCAGTTGATGGTGCCAAAAGGGTTAGAGTACGCGAGCGTAGTTTGGCCATTCCAGCCCCGGAAGCCAATGCAGAGATCCAAGCAAACTTAGAT AGGTGGAGAGTTGTGACCCATGCAAATGCAAAAAGTAAGAGTGAGAAATTCCCACCTCCTCATCAGGATGGAGCTGTTGGATATCCACTGGATGCATCAAATAAAGGAGCTGTTTCATTTGGAGCCACCGAAACTTCCACAGCCTCTACCATATTTgattcaaaaccttctggatctGTTATAAGTCATGATCCTGCCATAGACAAAGTGAGGAGAAGTAATACTGCAGACTCCCAGATGGCTACATCTTGGAAAGTTTTCCGTTCATTCAAGCTATCAACAATTGGTCattcatttgatttattatttagAAGCAATTAA